A section of the Spirosoma pollinicola genome encodes:
- a CDS encoding SulP family inorganic anion transporter: MKQVSPFQTLTQYKSSYFKQDFPASLSVFLVAMPLCLGIALASGAPLFSGLVAGMIGGIVVGLLSGSEISVSGPAAGLAVIVADAITKIGSYEAFLVAVVLAGLIQLILGLIKAGRFSSFFPDSVIKGMLVAIGIVIILKQIPHALGRDNDYEGEFEFQQLADGENTISEIYRAIETASTGAVIISFVSIVFLIAWERTAGRSTRAFFKNFPAALVVVIIGVGLNEFFRVAVPSWYLGDTAHQHMVQIPTIAVGKSLFSIFDFPDFSVLGNLKVYGIAATIAIVASLETLLNLEASDRLDSGKRISSTSQELVAQGVGNMLSGLIGGLPVTSVVVRTSANVYGGARTRISTVLHGFFLMVAVFLGGPLLNYIPLSCLAAVLIMVGYKLAKPAIFKKTYRDGWSQFVPFIVTVAGIVFTDLLIGIALGSVVGIVYVLITNFQSTFKMTRDGHKVTIEFEKDLYFLSKPQLKEALGSLQPGDTVLIDGTKAPFIDHDIFNILHDYSDIAKVQGIDYELKNVVLNRRKGNMRLAQG, encoded by the coding sequence ATGAAACAAGTTAGTCCATTCCAAACACTTACGCAGTATAAATCGAGCTACTTCAAGCAGGATTTCCCGGCAAGTTTATCCGTTTTTTTAGTGGCCATGCCACTCTGCCTGGGTATCGCTCTGGCTTCCGGTGCTCCGTTGTTCTCGGGACTGGTAGCCGGTATGATTGGGGGCATTGTGGTTGGGCTATTGTCGGGATCTGAAATCAGTGTAAGCGGGCCAGCCGCTGGACTGGCCGTAATTGTTGCCGACGCCATTACAAAAATAGGCTCTTACGAGGCATTTCTGGTTGCGGTGGTATTGGCGGGCCTTATTCAGCTTATTCTTGGATTGATAAAAGCGGGGCGTTTCAGTAGTTTCTTTCCCGACAGCGTCATCAAAGGCATGCTGGTTGCCATTGGTATTGTTATCATTCTCAAGCAGATTCCACACGCGTTGGGCCGCGATAATGACTACGAGGGCGAATTTGAGTTTCAGCAACTGGCTGATGGTGAAAATACGATTTCGGAAATTTATCGGGCCATTGAAACGGCCAGTACTGGTGCGGTGATCATCAGTTTCGTCTCCATTGTCTTTTTGATAGCCTGGGAGCGCACTGCCGGACGAAGTACACGGGCTTTCTTTAAAAATTTTCCGGCTGCGCTGGTTGTCGTGATTATAGGTGTTGGTCTCAATGAGTTTTTCCGGGTGGCAGTTCCATCCTGGTATCTGGGCGACACTGCCCACCAGCACATGGTTCAAATTCCGACTATCGCTGTAGGAAAGAGTTTGTTTTCGATTTTCGATTTTCCTGATTTCAGTGTTTTGGGTAATCTTAAAGTATATGGAATAGCCGCCACAATTGCCATTGTGGCCAGTCTTGAAACCCTGCTGAATCTGGAAGCTTCTGACCGGCTCGACTCGGGCAAACGGATATCATCAACAAGCCAGGAGTTGGTGGCGCAGGGTGTTGGTAACATGCTGTCGGGCCTGATTGGTGGATTACCCGTTACGTCGGTCGTTGTGCGCACCTCGGCAAACGTATATGGGGGAGCGCGTACCCGGATTTCGACTGTATTGCACGGCTTTTTTCTGATGGTAGCGGTCTTTCTGGGTGGACCACTGTTAAATTATATTCCGCTTTCGTGTTTGGCAGCTGTGTTAATTATGGTTGGGTATAAGTTAGCGAAACCTGCCATCTTCAAAAAGACCTATCGAGATGGATGGAGCCAGTTTGTACCATTCATCGTGACAGTAGCCGGTATTGTCTTCACCGATTTGCTGATTGGCATTGCTCTGGGTTCTGTTGTTGGTATCGTTTATGTGCTGATAACCAACTTTCAATCCACGTTCAAAATGACCCGCGATGGGCATAAGGTGACGATTGAATTTGAAAAAGACCTGTATTTTTTGAGTAAACCCCAGCTGAAGGAAGCCCTTGGTTCGCTGCAGCCGGGCGATACCGTCTTAATTGATGGTACAAAAGCGCCTTTTATCGACCATGATATTTTTAATATACTGCATGATTATAGCGATATAGCGAAAGTGCAGGGGATTGATTATGAGTTAAAAAATGTAGTATTGAATCGGCGAAAAGGGAATATGAGGCTAGCGCAGGGGTAA
- a CDS encoding glycoside hydrolase family 30 protein, with protein sequence MKRFWQTSFLISAVVTSVSIGSYSQRLSEKKPTRPNEVEFWLTDPSASILFTKQSPLQFTEAPASGSTQTIHVDPSQTYQTIDGFGYTLTGGSATLINKMDAPARSALIRELFSTEGKGIGVSYLRLSIGASDLDERVFSYDDLPAGEADPKLAKFSLAPDQEQLIPLLKQILAINPVIKILGSPWSPPVWMKSNGNSKGGSLKLEFYDTYARYFVKYIQGMQKLGIRIDAVTIQNEPLHPGNNPSLLMLPAEQALFIKQNLGPAFKSAGIKTKIILYDHNADRPDYPISVLNDPEARAYVDGSAFHLYGGSISALSDVHKAYPDKNLYFTEQWIGAPGNLKGDLPWHVRELIIGATRNWSRTVLQWNLAADPQQKPHTPGGCDQCLGALTINGSSVKRNPGYYNVAVASKFVRPGSVRIESDMPKSLPNVAFKTPQGSIVLIVLNDSPSRLRFTIDSQDKHTSAILSGGAVGTYVFK encoded by the coding sequence ATGAAACGATTTTGGCAGACCAGTTTTTTGATAAGCGCAGTAGTCACTTCGGTTTCGATAGGCAGCTACAGCCAGCGGCTTTCAGAAAAAAAACCAACTCGCCCAAATGAAGTCGAGTTTTGGCTAACAGATCCGAGCGCGTCCATTTTATTTACGAAGCAATCCCCTCTTCAGTTTACCGAGGCACCAGCTTCGGGTTCTACCCAAACCATTCATGTCGACCCGTCGCAAACGTACCAGACGATTGATGGCTTTGGCTATACGCTGACGGGCGGTAGTGCCACGCTTATCAATAAAATGGATGCACCCGCCCGGTCTGCGCTTATCAGGGAATTATTTTCGACTGAAGGAAAAGGGATAGGCGTTAGCTATTTGCGGCTGAGCATTGGGGCATCGGACCTCGACGAACGGGTATTTTCGTACGACGATCTGCCAGCGGGAGAAGCAGACCCAAAGCTCGCCAAATTTAGCCTGGCACCCGATCAGGAACAGTTGATTCCGCTGCTCAAACAGATTCTGGCCATTAATCCGGTCATCAAAATTTTGGGGTCGCCCTGGTCGCCCCCGGTTTGGATGAAGTCTAACGGTAACTCGAAAGGGGGGAGTCTGAAACTCGAATTTTACGACACCTATGCCCGTTATTTTGTCAAGTACATTCAGGGAATGCAGAAATTGGGCATTCGAATCGATGCCGTTACCATTCAGAATGAGCCGCTTCATCCGGGCAATAATCCCAGCTTGTTGATGTTACCTGCCGAACAAGCGCTCTTTATTAAACAGAATCTTGGGCCGGCGTTTAAATCGGCCGGGATTAAAACAAAGATTATTCTCTACGACCACAACGCCGATCGCCCCGATTATCCGATATCGGTCCTGAATGACCCCGAAGCCCGAGCCTATGTTGATGGATCGGCTTTTCATCTGTACGGTGGTTCGATCAGTGCGCTCTCGGACGTACACAAAGCCTATCCAGATAAGAACCTGTATTTTACCGAACAGTGGATTGGTGCCCCCGGTAATTTGAAAGGCGATTTACCCTGGCACGTTCGAGAGCTTATTATTGGGGCTACCCGAAACTGGAGCCGCACCGTTTTGCAATGGAACCTTGCCGCTGATCCGCAGCAGAAGCCCCATACGCCCGGTGGCTGCGATCAGTGTTTAGGCGCATTGACTATTAACGGCAGCAGCGTAAAGCGTAATCCGGGTTACTATAATGTAGCAGTTGCATCGAAGTTTGTAAGGCCGGGTTCTGTTCGTATCGAATCAGATATGCCAAAATCCCTACCGAATGTCGCGTTTAAAACACCCCAGGGCAGTATTGTCTTGATCGTTCTGAACGACAGTCCATCCCGATTACGGTTCACAATTGACAGCCAGGACAAGCATACCAGCGCCATTTTATCGGGCGGTGCCGTAGGGACATATGTGTTTAAATAA
- a CDS encoding glycoside hydrolase family protein has translation MLNTTLTAGLLSLLIFGLLSGGVIETSDPNGSTIPLGPKFPAEVTAFQSYSANPVFTGTGSDTWDQNIRERGYILRENGIYHLWYTGYREGKNQTRSLGYATSKDGLKWTRNKGNPIHASTWVEDMSVVKSGNTYYMFAEGANDVAHLLTSTDRINWKERGPLDIRYTNHQPLNKGSYGTPTIWKEKDTWYLFYERNDEAVWLATSKDLNVWTNVQDKPVLEKGPSAYDRYAVAMNQIIRYKGAYYAYYHASAFADWHEWSTNVAVSTDLIHWTKYAGNPILGDDKSSSILVNDGTQYRLYSMHPAVTVFFPVGSVGKP, from the coding sequence ATGTTGAACACGACGCTTACGGCTGGTCTCTTAAGCCTATTGATTTTTGGGTTACTGTCTGGCGGTGTGATTGAAACATCCGACCCGAATGGCTCAACTATACCGTTGGGTCCTAAATTCCCGGCGGAGGTTACGGCTTTTCAATCCTATTCGGCAAACCCGGTTTTCACGGGCACGGGCTCGGATACCTGGGATCAGAACATTCGGGAAAGGGGCTACATTCTTCGTGAAAATGGCATTTATCACCTTTGGTACACTGGCTATCGGGAAGGAAAGAACCAAACTCGCTCACTTGGCTATGCCACATCAAAAGATGGCCTAAAATGGACCCGCAACAAAGGCAACCCAATTCATGCCTCTACCTGGGTTGAAGATATGAGTGTGGTTAAATCGGGAAACACCTATTATATGTTTGCCGAGGGAGCAAACGATGTGGCGCATCTGCTTACCTCAACGGATCGGATCAACTGGAAGGAGCGTGGCCCGCTCGACATTCGTTATACCAATCACCAGCCGCTCAATAAAGGGTCATACGGAACGCCCACCATCTGGAAAGAAAAGGATACCTGGTATCTGTTTTATGAGCGGAACGATGAGGCTGTGTGGCTGGCAACATCCAAAGACCTAAACGTGTGGACTAATGTGCAGGACAAGCCGGTCTTAGAAAAGGGACCGTCGGCTTACGACCGCTATGCAGTAGCCATGAACCAGATAATCCGCTACAAAGGCGCCTATTATGCCTATTATCATGCATCAGCCTTTGCCGATTGGCACGAATGGTCAACTAATGTGGCGGTATCGACAGATCTGATTCACTGGACGAAATATGCAGGGAATCCAATCCTCGGCGACGATAAATCAAGTAGTATTTTGGTGAACGACGGTACGCAATACCGGCTATATTCCATGCATCCGGCTGTTACTGTGTTTTTTCCGGTGGGGTCGGTTGGGAAACCGTGA
- a CDS encoding oxygenase MpaB family protein, whose product MPVTYHKYVGLFRNSAVRQELQTLDPIRDHQRMVHLLTAYEFPFDITRALELALFHTYASPRVSGLLARTGEFERHGQKRYDDTSRLISEFMESGYDSEKGQRAISHMNHIHSHYKIDNSDYLFVLATFVFYPIDWIRQYGWRQLMASEELALFYFFREVGRRMNLQDLPDTMADLRTMTDAYEDRYFRFTDSNRTIANATVKIVQGWFPRFLHPLVQPAFAALINDKLRMAFGYEKPPAWFIALTTGALWLRKWPLRWITFKPYPTLIAKTTFRYYPDGAPR is encoded by the coding sequence ATGCCCGTAACATACCATAAATACGTCGGATTGTTCCGAAATTCGGCGGTTCGGCAGGAGCTGCAAACACTTGATCCTATCCGCGATCACCAGCGTATGGTTCATTTGCTTACTGCCTACGAATTTCCGTTCGATATTACCCGTGCACTGGAGCTGGCGTTGTTTCATACCTACGCCAGTCCGAGGGTGTCGGGCCTGCTGGCGCGGACCGGCGAGTTTGAACGGCACGGTCAGAAACGCTACGACGATACGAGCCGCCTGATTTCGGAATTTATGGAATCGGGTTACGACAGCGAGAAAGGTCAGCGGGCAATAAGCCACATGAACCACATTCACAGCCATTACAAAATCGACAACTCCGACTACCTGTTTGTACTGGCCACCTTCGTTTTTTACCCCATTGACTGGATACGTCAATACGGGTGGCGTCAACTGATGGCGTCGGAAGAATTGGCACTCTTCTACTTTTTTCGGGAAGTAGGTCGACGCATGAACTTACAGGATTTACCGGATACAATGGCCGATTTACGCACAATGACGGATGCTTACGAAGATCGTTATTTTCGGTTTACAGACAGTAATCGCACTATTGCCAATGCTACCGTGAAGATTGTGCAGGGCTGGTTCCCCCGTTTTTTGCACCCCCTCGTACAGCCAGCCTTTGCCGCACTGATCAACGATAAATTACGGATGGCCTTTGGTTATGAAAAACCACCAGCCTGGTTCATAGCCCTGACAACTGGCGCGTTGTGGCTCCGAAAATGGCCCCTCCGCTGGATTACGTTCAAGCCCTACCCCACGTTGATTGCCAAAACAACATTCAGATATTATCCCGATGGCGCCCCGAGATAG
- a CDS encoding GH116 family glycosyl-hydrolase gives MARTSSFVPGIRRPLAAFYSVTSARGRKIVGTNEDVRTINSHQLRRTMKNFSLLLFLLTALAAQAQPALWRPQPWPVLKRYDQQHLTRIALPLGGIGTGTVSLGGRGQLQDWEIMNRPAKGYSTVLTGNTAPFFAINVLEVKKTKALLGPLEAHEYQHMEGRPVDHHGLPRFANATFETAYPFGQVSLSDATMPVSVRIKGFNPLIPADAESSGLPIAALTYEVTNTSNKPLTISVCGSMHNFIGRDGSKNNKSWKGELEPQGAKQNRNQFRQENGLSGIYMYSDGVNKADPAWGTVALITAEPQGVSYRTSSVTNAWENALLDFWDDFSDDGQLTEKAQSADEDPMASLSVQKIIEPNQTQAFTFFLTWHFPNRFAWSNERVGNYYTTQYTDAWAVAVKTVPQLPKLEQKTLQFVNAIMQSSYPAEVKEAALFNTSTLRSQTVFRTDDGRLFGWEGVMDDVGSCQGSCTHVWNYEQATPFLFGKLAKTMRDVEFNYAMDTTGLMSFRVGLPLKKGFGGGVAAADGQMGTIMKFYRDWQLSGDTDFLRKNWLHVKQALAFAWIPGGWDADRDGVMEGAQHNTMDVEYFGPNPQMQLWYLGALKAASAMATAMNDRSFAQTCDQVFQKGSAWTDANLFNGEYYEQQVISPAGHLIAKGTFSGFNKVEQNDPAYQLAKGCLVDQLVGQFMAHVCGLGYLVNPQHVKTTLQSILKYNYRASMADHFNNMRSYALGDEASLLMASWPKGRPKVPFPYFSEVMTGFEYTAAIGMLYENQTEPGLLCIRNIRNRFDGSKRNPFDEAECGHHYARAMVSWATTLALSGFQYSGVTQTMQFNNQEGTFFWSNGYAWGTCTKKKQANKLQIMLTVLHGQLPLKNLEIDGKRLNARSLTEGESFAGNI, from the coding sequence ATGGCGCGAACGTCTTCGTTCGTGCCAGGTATTCGGCGGCCTCTGGCCGCGTTCTATTCAGTTACATCGGCCAGAGGCCGGAAAATAGTGGGTACGAACGAAGACGTTCGCACCATCAATTCTCATCAATTACGTCGAACAATGAAAAATTTCTCACTTCTGCTTTTTCTGCTAACGGCACTCGCGGCCCAGGCACAACCTGCTTTATGGCGTCCTCAACCCTGGCCTGTGCTGAAGCGCTACGATCAGCAGCACCTTACGCGCATTGCCCTCCCGCTTGGTGGCATTGGTACGGGTACAGTTTCGCTGGGCGGACGCGGGCAATTGCAGGATTGGGAAATTATGAACCGCCCGGCCAAAGGCTACAGCACGGTGCTAACGGGCAACACGGCTCCGTTCTTCGCCATTAACGTGCTGGAAGTGAAGAAAACGAAAGCCCTGTTGGGTCCGCTCGAAGCCCATGAATACCAGCATATGGAAGGACGACCCGTTGACCATCATGGCTTACCCCGCTTTGCCAACGCCACGTTCGAGACAGCTTATCCCTTCGGACAAGTTAGTTTGAGCGATGCAACAATGCCCGTTTCGGTGCGGATAAAAGGGTTCAACCCTCTCATTCCAGCCGATGCCGAGTCCAGTGGCTTACCCATTGCCGCGCTGACTTACGAAGTGACCAACACCAGCAATAAGCCACTGACTATTTCCGTTTGCGGGTCGATGCACAACTTCATCGGTCGGGATGGAAGCAAGAACAACAAATCCTGGAAAGGTGAACTCGAACCGCAGGGGGCTAAACAGAATCGTAATCAGTTTCGGCAGGAAAACGGCCTGAGCGGTATCTATATGTACTCCGATGGGGTTAACAAAGCCGATCCGGCCTGGGGCACGGTTGCCCTTATCACCGCCGAGCCACAGGGCGTTAGTTACCGCACGTCGTCTGTCACGAACGCCTGGGAAAATGCGCTGCTCGATTTCTGGGATGACTTTAGCGACGATGGACAACTAACCGAGAAGGCCCAATCGGCTGATGAAGACCCGATGGCGTCTTTATCGGTACAAAAGATAATCGAACCCAATCAAACGCAGGCGTTCACTTTTTTCCTGACCTGGCACTTCCCGAACCGCTTCGCCTGGTCGAATGAGCGTGTAGGTAATTATTACACGACACAGTATACCGATGCCTGGGCCGTTGCCGTCAAAACCGTTCCGCAGTTGCCGAAACTGGAACAGAAAACCCTGCAATTCGTCAACGCCATCATGCAAAGCAGCTACCCCGCCGAAGTAAAAGAAGCAGCTTTGTTTAACACTAGCACCCTGCGCTCACAAACCGTTTTCAGAACAGATGACGGGCGGTTATTTGGCTGGGAAGGCGTAATGGACGATGTAGGCTCCTGTCAGGGGTCGTGTACCCACGTGTGGAATTATGAGCAGGCCACTCCGTTCCTGTTCGGTAAACTGGCGAAAACCATGCGGGATGTTGAGTTCAACTACGCCATGGATACAACGGGGCTGATGAGCTTTCGGGTGGGGCTACCCCTGAAAAAAGGGTTCGGTGGTGGTGTTGCAGCCGCCGATGGACAAATGGGTACGATTATGAAGTTCTACCGTGACTGGCAGTTATCTGGCGATACCGATTTTTTACGCAAAAACTGGCTCCATGTAAAACAGGCACTGGCGTTCGCCTGGATACCGGGTGGCTGGGATGCCGACCGCGATGGGGTAATGGAAGGTGCCCAGCATAATACTATGGATGTAGAATATTTCGGGCCAAATCCACAAATGCAACTCTGGTATCTGGGCGCATTAAAAGCGGCTTCGGCGATGGCAACGGCGATGAATGATCGGTCTTTTGCCCAAACCTGCGATCAGGTTTTTCAGAAGGGCAGCGCCTGGACGGATGCCAATCTGTTCAATGGGGAGTATTACGAACAACAGGTCATTTCTCCGGCAGGCCATTTGATTGCCAAAGGGACGTTTTCGGGTTTTAATAAGGTGGAGCAGAATGACCCGGCCTACCAGTTAGCCAAAGGTTGTCTGGTCGATCAGCTTGTGGGTCAGTTTATGGCGCACGTTTGCGGGCTGGGTTATCTGGTTAATCCGCAGCATGTCAAAACGACGTTACAGTCCATCCTGAAATATAATTACCGGGCTTCGATGGCCGACCACTTTAACAACATGCGGTCGTACGCGTTGGGCGATGAAGCGTCTCTCCTCATGGCAAGCTGGCCCAAAGGACGCCCCAAAGTACCCTTCCCATACTTTTCGGAAGTGATGACCGGCTTTGAATATACCGCTGCCATTGGCATGCTGTACGAAAACCAGACTGAGCCGGGACTATTGTGTATTCGCAACATACGCAATCGTTTCGACGGCAGTAAGCGAAATCCTTTCGATGAAGCCGAGTGCGGTCATCATTACGCCCGTGCAATGGTGAGCTGGGCGACAACGCTCGCCCTGAGCGGATTCCAGTATTCGGGCGTGACACAGACAATGCAGTTCAACAATCAGGAAGGCACATTCTTCTGGTCAAACGGTTATGCCTGGGGAACGTGTACCAAGAAAAAACAAGCCAATAAACTACAGATCATGCTCACGGTTCTACACGGACAGTTACCCCTAAAAAATCTGGAAATTGACGGGAAGCGACTAAACGCCCGAAGCCTTACCGAAGGAGAAAGCTTTGCGGGGAACATTTAA
- a CDS encoding thiamine pyrophosphate-dependent enzyme, translating into MAKTGGDLLIERLIEWGVDTIFGLPGDGINGLFESLRTHQDQIRFIQVRHEEAAAFMAAGYAKFTGKLGVCMATSGCGGFHLLNGLYDAKYDGQPVLAITGHTYHDISGSLYQQDADLVKVFMDLAPYNERIMGPDHVVNAVDQAIRTALGQRTVSHISFPKDFQEWTVGDDTRSMPNIPKHTGILKVSTETTPVLAQLQRAADLINAGEKVAIFVGRGALHAREEVIQLAEAVGGPVIKALLGKGVLPDDSPYTTGGLGLLGTAPSQDAMEECDTLVMIGTHFPYLEYYPKPEQVITIQIDLDAARIGLRTPVDVGLVGDSKTILQALLPLITRKADRGFLEKAQERMEFWRELMTERGTQTDIPMKPQVIPYIVSPLLNDDAIVTCDCGNNTTWAARHIQMRGTMQFSTSGLLATMGSGLPYAIAASVAYPGRQVVALVGDGGFTMLMGEMATAVKYKLPIKVFIFHNNSYGQIKWEQIVLEGNPEFGVDIQSIDFAAYAKACGATGFTIDDPKNADEIIRQALAHDGPVIVDAIVDQNEPPMPGKITTDQAIELTKALVRGERDSGDIIKNIVGNQFREAVATKGRSLLSVLPGIGK; encoded by the coding sequence ATGGCAAAAACAGGAGGAGATCTTTTAATTGAACGCTTAATTGAGTGGGGAGTCGATACTATTTTTGGACTACCCGGTGATGGTATAAATGGTCTCTTTGAGTCACTGCGTACCCATCAGGATCAGATTCGTTTTATACAGGTTCGTCACGAGGAGGCAGCCGCATTCATGGCGGCCGGATACGCCAAGTTTACTGGTAAGCTGGGCGTTTGCATGGCGACCTCGGGTTGTGGCGGCTTTCATCTGCTCAACGGTCTCTATGATGCCAAATATGATGGCCAGCCGGTGCTGGCCATAACGGGGCATACCTATCATGATATAAGTGGTTCACTCTATCAGCAGGATGCTGATCTGGTGAAAGTATTCATGGATCTGGCACCTTACAATGAGCGGATCATGGGGCCGGACCATGTAGTGAATGCGGTCGATCAGGCCATTCGTACGGCACTCGGCCAGCGCACGGTGTCGCACATCTCTTTTCCCAAGGATTTTCAGGAATGGACAGTGGGCGATGATACGCGCTCAATGCCCAATATTCCGAAACACACGGGTATATTGAAAGTAAGTACGGAGACAACGCCCGTTCTCGCCCAGCTTCAGCGTGCCGCCGACCTCATTAACGCGGGCGAAAAAGTAGCTATTTTTGTTGGTCGGGGGGCGCTTCATGCTCGTGAGGAAGTCATTCAACTTGCTGAAGCTGTAGGCGGGCCGGTCATTAAAGCGTTGCTGGGGAAAGGCGTTCTGCCCGACGATAGCCCATATACAACGGGTGGCCTGGGGCTGTTGGGTACAGCCCCGTCGCAGGATGCTATGGAAGAGTGCGACACGCTGGTGATGATCGGTACCCACTTCCCGTACCTTGAGTATTACCCAAAACCCGAACAGGTTATAACCATACAAATTGACCTTGACGCTGCGCGTATCGGCCTGCGAACGCCGGTCGATGTTGGGTTGGTGGGCGACAGTAAAACCATCCTTCAGGCGTTACTACCGCTGATTACCCGGAAAGCAGATCGGGGATTTCTGGAAAAAGCACAGGAGCGGATGGAATTCTGGCGCGAGCTGATGACCGAGCGAGGAACCCAGACCGACATACCCATGAAACCACAGGTGATTCCGTACATTGTGAGCCCGCTGCTGAACGACGACGCCATCGTTACCTGCGACTGTGGCAACAACACGACCTGGGCGGCCCGACATATTCAGATGCGGGGTACAATGCAGTTCTCAACCTCGGGTTTGTTGGCCACTATGGGGTCGGGTTTACCGTATGCCATTGCAGCTTCGGTGGCCTATCCTGGTCGGCAGGTGGTTGCGCTGGTGGGCGATGGCGGCTTTACAATGCTGATGGGCGAGATGGCTACGGCGGTCAAGTACAAGTTACCCATTAAAGTCTTCATCTTCCATAATAATTCGTATGGGCAGATCAAGTGGGAGCAGATCGTGCTGGAAGGTAATCCTGAATTTGGGGTTGATATTCAGTCAATTGACTTTGCCGCCTATGCTAAAGCCTGTGGCGCAACCGGCTTCACCATCGACGATCCCAAAAATGCCGACGAGATCATCCGACAGGCATTGGCGCACGACGGGCCGGTTATTGTCGATGCCATCGTGGACCAGAACGAGCCGCCCATGCCCGGAAAAATCACTACCGATCAGGCTATCGAGCTGACAAAAGCATTGGTTCGGGGTGAGCGGGATAGCGGAGATATTATCAAAAATATTGTTGGCAATCAGTTCCGCGAAGCCGTAGCGACCAAGGGACGCAGCCTGCTTTCGGTATTGCCGGGCATTGGAAAATGA
- a CDS encoding sterol desaturase family protein has translation MFDPLFGAPEIPIDKLWTVEQGAPNLILWAVPIMILLTAIEMVVTYIQEKPYYDKWETLGSVLVGLGSLVVGAGVKLGLLYGVVWLYNLLPWRMALQWWTLVPCYLIFDFFSYWAHRVSHEQRFWWATHIVHHSGEYYNLSVSFRLSWIQNLKIIFFVPVALMGFHPIVFFTVSQLAVLFQFWVHTEYIKKLPRWIEFIFATPSNHRVHHGSQEKYIDKNFGATFIFWDRIFDTYEPEDERPIYGITTNIEQKANPIHINFHELTDIIRDVRKAKGLREKWFYVFGSPIKVAEKKQQMARQFSVEPEQVV, from the coding sequence ATGTTTGACCCCTTATTTGGTGCACCGGAAATTCCAATCGACAAACTTTGGACCGTAGAGCAGGGGGCTCCAAATCTAATTCTTTGGGCCGTTCCGATCATGATCCTGCTGACTGCCATCGAAATGGTTGTTACCTACATTCAGGAAAAACCGTATTATGACAAGTGGGAAACCCTCGGGTCGGTATTGGTTGGCCTTGGCTCACTGGTGGTAGGAGCGGGGGTTAAACTGGGGTTGCTGTATGGCGTTGTGTGGCTATATAACCTGCTGCCGTGGCGAATGGCACTTCAGTGGTGGACGCTGGTTCCCTGTTACCTGATCTTCGATTTCTTCAGTTATTGGGCACATCGGGTGTCACATGAGCAGCGTTTCTGGTGGGCAACCCACATTGTTCACCATTCGGGCGAGTATTACAACCTGAGTGTTTCGTTCCGGCTAAGTTGGATTCAGAACTTGAAAATCATCTTTTTTGTACCCGTCGCGTTAATGGGATTTCACCCCATTGTTTTCTTTACGGTTAGTCAACTGGCTGTTCTTTTTCAGTTCTGGGTGCATACAGAATACATCAAAAAACTCCCTCGATGGATCGAGTTTATCTTCGCTACGCCTTCTAACCATCGCGTTCACCATGGTTCGCAGGAAAAGTATATCGACAAGAATTTTGGGGCTACGTTTATTTTCTGGGACCGAATTTTCGATACATACGAGCCTGAGGATGAACGGCCCATTTATGGTATAACGACTAATATCGAGCAGAAGGCTAACCCCATCCACATCAATTTTCATGAGCTGACCGATATTATCCGTGATGTCAGGAAGGCAAAAGGGCTTCGCGAAAAATGGTTTTATGTCTTTGGTAGCCCCATAAAAGTGGCTGAGAAAAAGCAGCAGATGGCCAGGCAGTTTTCTGTCGAACCGGAGCAGGTTGTCTGA